A region of Streptomyces cinnamoneus DNA encodes the following proteins:
- the galE gene encoding UDP-glucose 4-epimerase GalE, whose protein sequence is MNGKNCLVTGGAGYVGSVVAAHLLAAGHTVTVLDDLSTGHRDAVPDGARFVQGRVQDAAHHLDGSYDAVLHFAAFSQVGESVTRPEAYWSNNVGGTLDLLAAMRDADVRTLVFSSTAATYGEPATVPIREDAPTAPTNPYGATKLAVDHMIAGECAAHGLAAVSLRYFNVAGAHGRYGERHAPESHLIPLVLQVALGERETISVYGDDYPTPDGTCVRDYLHVADLAEAHLLALDAARPGEHLVCNLGNGSGFSVREVIETVRKVTGHPVPEAVAPRRAGDPAVLVASAERARERLGWRPRRTSLASIVEDAWGFARRNGPVR, encoded by the coding sequence ATGAACGGCAAGAACTGTCTGGTCACCGGCGGCGCGGGGTACGTCGGCAGCGTCGTCGCGGCGCACCTGCTGGCCGCCGGCCACACCGTCACCGTCCTCGACGACCTCTCCACCGGCCACCGCGACGCCGTCCCCGACGGAGCGCGCTTCGTCCAGGGCCGCGTCCAGGACGCCGCCCACCACCTGGACGGCTCCTACGACGCCGTCCTGCACTTCGCCGCCTTCTCCCAGGTGGGCGAGTCGGTCACCCGGCCCGAGGCCTACTGGAGCAACAACGTCGGCGGCACGCTCGACCTGCTGGCGGCGATGCGCGACGCCGACGTGCGCACGCTCGTCTTCTCCTCCACCGCCGCCACCTACGGCGAGCCCGCCACCGTGCCCATCCGCGAGGACGCCCCCACCGCGCCCACCAACCCCTACGGCGCCACCAAGCTCGCCGTCGACCACATGATCGCCGGCGAGTGCGCGGCCCACGGCCTGGCCGCGGTCTCCCTGCGGTACTTCAACGTCGCCGGAGCGCACGGCAGGTACGGCGAGCGCCACGCCCCCGAGTCCCACCTGATCCCGCTCGTCCTCCAGGTGGCCCTCGGCGAACGCGAGACGATCTCCGTCTACGGCGACGACTACCCCACCCCCGACGGCACGTGCGTGCGCGACTACCTCCACGTCGCCGACCTCGCCGAGGCCCACCTGCTGGCCCTGGACGCCGCACGCCCCGGCGAGCACCTGGTCTGCAACCTCGGCAACGGCAGCGGCTTCTCCGTGCGGGAGGTGATCGAGACCGTCCGCAAGGTCACCGGCCACCCCGTCCCCGAGGCCGTCGCCCCGCGCCGGGCCGGCGACCCGGCCGTGCTCGTCGCCTCCGCCGAGCGGGCCCGCGAGCGGCTGGGCTGGCGGCCGCGCCGCACCTCCCTCGCGTCGATCGTCGAGGACGCCTGGGGGTTCGCCAGGAGGAACGGGCCGGTCCGGTGA